A genome region from Myripristis murdjan chromosome 16, fMyrMur1.1, whole genome shotgun sequence includes the following:
- the mecr gene encoding enoyl-[acyl-carrier-protein] reductase, mitochondrial isoform X1 yields the protein MSTLAMTLLLHTACPRSPTACRSLCAALLRRSHRRAHVSHFSHSARCSSKTCSALLYRNHGEPSQVVQFEDVDLPSVGAKDVLVKMLAAPINPSDINMIQGTYAILPDLPAVGGNEGVAQVVEVGSHVQSLKAGDWVIPRDAGLGTWRTAAVLPEVDVISLPSDIPLLSAATLGVNPCTAFRMLSDFEDLKAGDSVIQNAANSGVGQAVIQIAAAKGINTINVIRDRPEFKQLSDRLKAIGASHVIKEEALRRPEMRELFKTCPRPKLALNGVGGKSATELLRHLQVGGTMVTYGGMAKQPVTVPVSSLIFKDVKLRGFWVTQWKRDHSHDEAAFRAMLDELCSLIRQGKLTAPVCTEVGLQDYRTALDSAMLPFTSAKQVLVM from the exons ATGTCCACGCTGGCAATGACGCTGCTCCTCCACACAGCCTGTCCAAGGAGTCCGACAGCCTGCAGGAGTCTGTGCGCCGCTCTGCTGAGGAGGTCCCACCGCAGAGCTCATGTTTCTCACTTTAGTCATTCGGCTCGGTGTTCATCTAAAACATGCTCGGCACTGCTGTACAGAAACCACGGAGAGCCGTCTCAAGTCGTCCA GTTCGAGGACGTGGACCTTCCCTCTGTTGGGGCAAAGGATGTTCTTGTTAAGATGCTGGCAGCCCCGATCAATCCGTCAGACATCAACATGATTCAAG GTACGTATGCCATCCTCCCTGACCTCCCAGCTGTTGGCGGCAACGAGGGCGTGGCGCAGGTCGTGGAGGTGGGCAGCCATGTGCAGTCCCTCAAAGCAGGAGACTGGGTCATTCCTAGAGATGCTGGGCTGG GGACGTGGAGGACAGCAGCAGTGTTGCCTGAGGTTGATGTCATCTCACTGCCCAGTGACATTCCCTTGTTGTCTGCCGCTACGCTGGGGGTGAACCCCTGCACTGCCTTCAGGATGCTCTCTGACTTCGAGGACCTCAAAGCAG GGGACTCGGTGATCCAGAATGCAGCCAACAGTGGAGTCGGCCAGGCGGTCATACAGATTGCCGCTGCAAAGGGAATTAACACTATCAACGTTATCCGAGACAG GCCAGAGTTCAAACAGCTCAGCGATAGGCTGAAGGCTATAGGGGCCAGTCATGTGATCAAAGAGGAGGCACTGAGGCGGCCTGAGATGAGGGAGTTGTTCAAG aCGTGTCCAAGGCCTAAACTGGCACTGAATGGGGTCGGAGGCAAGAGTGCAACAGAGCTTCTCCGTCACCTACA GGTTGGAGGGACCATGGTAACGTATGGAGGGATGGCCAAACAGCCTGTCACTGTGCCTGTG AGCTCTCTTATTTTCAAGGATGTGAAGCTGCGGGGCTTTTGGGTCACACAGTGGAAGAGAGATCACTCACATG ATGAAGCGGCCTTCAGAGCCATGCTGGATGAACTGTGCTCCCTCATCCGGCAGGGAAAGCTCACAGCTCCTGTCTGTACCGAGGTCGGGCTCCAAGACTACAGGACAGCTCTGGACTCAGCCATGCTGCCTTTCACCTCCGCCAAACAAGTCCTGGTCATGTGA
- the mecr gene encoding enoyl-[acyl-carrier-protein] reductase, mitochondrial isoform X2 yields MLAAPINPSDINMIQGTYAILPDLPAVGGNEGVAQVVEVGSHVQSLKAGDWVIPRDAGLGTWRTAAVLPEVDVISLPSDIPLLSAATLGVNPCTAFRMLSDFEDLKAGDSVIQNAANSGVGQAVIQIAAAKGINTINVIRDRPEFKQLSDRLKAIGASHVIKEEALRRPEMRELFKTCPRPKLALNGVGGKSATELLRHLQVGGTMVTYGGMAKQPVTVPVSSLIFKDVKLRGFWVTQWKRDHSHDEAAFRAMLDELCSLIRQGKLTAPVCTEVGLQDYRTALDSAMLPFTSAKQVLVM; encoded by the exons ATGCTGGCAGCCCCGATCAATCCGTCAGACATCAACATGATTCAAG GTACGTATGCCATCCTCCCTGACCTCCCAGCTGTTGGCGGCAACGAGGGCGTGGCGCAGGTCGTGGAGGTGGGCAGCCATGTGCAGTCCCTCAAAGCAGGAGACTGGGTCATTCCTAGAGATGCTGGGCTGG GGACGTGGAGGACAGCAGCAGTGTTGCCTGAGGTTGATGTCATCTCACTGCCCAGTGACATTCCCTTGTTGTCTGCCGCTACGCTGGGGGTGAACCCCTGCACTGCCTTCAGGATGCTCTCTGACTTCGAGGACCTCAAAGCAG GGGACTCGGTGATCCAGAATGCAGCCAACAGTGGAGTCGGCCAGGCGGTCATACAGATTGCCGCTGCAAAGGGAATTAACACTATCAACGTTATCCGAGACAG GCCAGAGTTCAAACAGCTCAGCGATAGGCTGAAGGCTATAGGGGCCAGTCATGTGATCAAAGAGGAGGCACTGAGGCGGCCTGAGATGAGGGAGTTGTTCAAG aCGTGTCCAAGGCCTAAACTGGCACTGAATGGGGTCGGAGGCAAGAGTGCAACAGAGCTTCTCCGTCACCTACA GGTTGGAGGGACCATGGTAACGTATGGAGGGATGGCCAAACAGCCTGTCACTGTGCCTGTG AGCTCTCTTATTTTCAAGGATGTGAAGCTGCGGGGCTTTTGGGTCACACAGTGGAAGAGAGATCACTCACATG ATGAAGCGGCCTTCAGAGCCATGCTGGATGAACTGTGCTCCCTCATCCGGCAGGGAAAGCTCACAGCTCCTGTCTGTACCGAGGTCGGGCTCCAAGACTACAGGACAGCTCTGGACTCAGCCATGCTGCCTTTCACCTCCGCCAAACAAGTCCTGGTCATGTGA